Proteins encoded within one genomic window of Arachis ipaensis cultivar K30076 chromosome B08, Araip1.1, whole genome shotgun sequence:
- the LOC107613346 gene encoding uncharacterized protein LOC107613346 yields the protein MEPAKIDWKRVAQEWNFVEDALYENINAPKWVDFLSVDHYSLNHVDDEAWFCRPDCKHPKTAEDFLRSKTPSKAYVSENLPLGDQNRRDAKIKRRVPTLPSASPPDGKSRFNQDSENQNPNVFTPPMNPFKYMKAAVKSSEEKKKPADDTFLNNKAPSLRSTLSAKNLFAGRPILNQITEFCNELKKLATRARERENAENLNPLKSEEAVEKSPSPVQPLTELDRREKERKPLIEVGKAEKLDGASVNGKLQRKKRPDGSENVPISLNIENVRHKREELLQQQVRTNPPSPQCFSATRIGPNKATPSKAPKSRLMERAILQEVEQNQEIAKEFPAMNSRSNATIVDGKGETKPLDMLWFLKPCTLSS from the exons ATGGAACCTGCGAAGATAGACTGGAAGAGAGTAGCGCAAGAATGGAACTTCGTAGAAGACGCCCTATACGAGAACATCAACGCCCCCAAATGGGTTGACTTCTTGTCCGTTGATCATTACTCCCTCAATCATGTTGATGACGAAGCTTGGTTTTGCAGGCCCG ATTGCAAGCATCCAAAGACAGCAGAGGATTTTCTCAGATCAAAGACTCCTTCCAAG GCTTATGTTTCAGAAAATCTTCCTCTTGGTGACCAAAATAGAAG AGATGCAAAAATTAAGAGAAGGGTGCCCACCCTCCCATCAGCTTCTCCCCCAGATGGCAAATCAAGATTCAACCAAGATAGCGAAAACCAAAACCCAAATGTGTTTACACCTCCAATGAATCCATTCAAGTACATGAAGGCTGCAGTCAAGTCAAGTGAAGAGAAGAAAAAACCAGCTGATGACACATTCCTGAACAACAAGGCACCTTCGTTGAGATCAACTCTTTCTGCAAAGAATTTGTTCGCAGGGCGGCCTATTCTGAATCAAATCACAGAATTCTGCAACGAGTTGAAGAAATTGGCAACAAGAGCTAGGGAGAGAGAAAACGCTGAGAATTTGAACCCTTTGAAGAGTGAAGAGGCTGTGGAGAAGTCCCCATCTCCTGTGCAACCTTTGACAGAGTTagatagaagagagaaagagaggaagcCACTGATTGAAGTGGGAAAGGCTGAAAAACTGGATGGTGCAAGTGTTAACGGGAAGCTACAGAGAAAGAA AAGACCTGATGGGTCAGAAAATGTGCCAATATCTCTTAATATTGAGAATGTAAGACATAAAAGGGAGGAGCTCTTACAACAGCAAGTTCGAACGAATCCTCCCTCTCCTCAGTGCTTCTCTGCCACAAGAATCGGACCGAATAAAGCTACACCTTCAAAGGCTCCTAAGTCCAGGCTAATG GAAAGAGCAATCCTACAAGAAGTTGAGCAAAACCAGGAAATCGCAAAAGAGTTCCCAGCAATGAACAGCAGAAGTAATGCTACAATAgttgatggaaaaggagaaacaAAGCCATTGGACATGTTGTGGTTCTTGAAGCCTTGCACACTTTCAAGctga